The Bacillus xiapuensis genome window below encodes:
- a CDS encoding response regulator transcription factor codes for MFKLLLIEDDASLFHEIKERLQQWSYEVYGIKDFGQVIQEFAAIAPDLVIIDIQLPKFDGFHWCRLIRSYSNVPIIFLSSRDHPTDMVMSMQLGADDFVQKPFHFDVLIAKIQALLRRTYDYNAELAELKTWSGATVDFDRNTVANDAGTVELTKNEILILKKLIEHKNKIISRDELIKSLWDDQRFVSDNTLTVNVNRLRKKLDELGLGCLIKTKTGQGYVAVEEDVQHDP; via the coding sequence TTGTTTAAATTGCTGTTGATTGAGGATGATGCCAGTTTATTTCATGAAATCAAGGAAAGGCTGCAGCAATGGTCTTATGAAGTGTACGGCATCAAAGATTTTGGCCAAGTCATTCAAGAGTTTGCGGCTATTGCGCCGGATTTAGTTATTATTGATATTCAATTACCGAAATTTGATGGCTTCCATTGGTGCCGTTTAATTCGTTCTTATTCCAACGTCCCGATTATCTTTCTATCCTCACGCGATCATCCAACCGATATGGTGATGTCGATGCAGCTGGGTGCCGACGATTTTGTCCAAAAACCCTTTCATTTTGATGTCTTAATCGCCAAGATTCAAGCGCTTCTTCGGCGTACATATGATTATAATGCGGAGCTGGCTGAGTTAAAAACGTGGTCCGGAGCGACTGTGGATTTTGACCGGAACACCGTTGCCAACGACGCGGGCACGGTTGAACTGACCAAAAACGAAATTCTGATATTAAAAAAACTGATCGAACACAAAAATAAAATAATCAGCCGCGATGAATTGATCAAAAGCCTGTGGGACGATCAGCGTTTTGTCAGCGACAATACGCTCACCGTCAACGTCAACCGCCTGAGAAAGAAGCTGGATGAGCTGGGGCTGGGATGCTTGATCAAAACCAAAACAGGACAAGGCTATGTCGCCGTGGAAGAGGATGTCCAGCATGATCCGTAA
- a CDS encoding sensor histidine kinase, with protein MIRNYLIERRSWIALFVFIQLLTLFITLVDPSIPFASVLYLTFLSSLVFLFFLWIRYHKETRFYKELTERNGDLDAAMPPAADSPLERLISESLLRQTEHLKRKATANELALEQEKDELLSWIHEVKTPLTAMYLMMDRLQDEALKADLIRQWLRIHLLLDQQLHQKRILFMTNDLYIEQTDLESLLFGEIKSLQPWCIQKRIGFDIDLQSTTVLSDAKWLAFIIRQLLTNAVKYSEASDISIKSNQQHGQTVLMIQDSGRGIDPKDLPRIFEKGFTSTTRHDDSAATGMGLYLTKKAAQPLHIRIEVQSELGKGTTFTLIFPKQNDFVELTSM; from the coding sequence ATGATCCGTAACTACTTGATTGAAAGAAGGAGCTGGATCGCTTTATTTGTCTTCATCCAATTATTGACCCTTTTCATTACTTTGGTTGATCCCTCCATTCCTTTCGCGTCTGTTCTGTACCTTACCTTTTTGTCGTCACTTGTGTTCTTATTTTTCCTATGGATCCGTTATCATAAAGAGACCCGATTCTATAAAGAGTTGACTGAACGGAACGGCGACCTGGATGCCGCTATGCCTCCCGCTGCCGACAGTCCTTTAGAGCGGCTCATTTCCGAAAGCCTGTTGAGGCAAACCGAGCATTTGAAACGGAAGGCTACCGCTAACGAGCTGGCACTTGAGCAAGAAAAAGACGAGCTGCTGTCTTGGATTCACGAGGTCAAAACTCCGCTGACAGCGATGTATTTAATGATGGACCGCCTGCAGGATGAAGCGTTAAAGGCTGATTTAATCCGACAGTGGCTGCGCATTCACCTGCTGCTTGATCAGCAGCTGCACCAAAAGCGCATCCTTTTTATGACAAATGATCTGTATATTGAACAGACCGATTTGGAAAGCCTCCTTTTTGGAGAAATTAAAAGCTTGCAGCCCTGGTGCATCCAAAAGAGAATCGGATTCGATATCGACCTGCAGTCAACGACCGTGCTGAGCGACGCTAAGTGGCTGGCCTTCATTATCCGCCAGCTGCTGACAAACGCCGTGAAATATAGCGAAGCGTCAGATATTAGCATCAAAAGCAACCAGCAGCACGGCCAAACGGTGCTGATGATCCAAGACAGCGGCCGCGGCATTGATCCGAAAGACCTGCCGCGCATCTTTGAAAAAGGCTTTACCTCCACCACTCGGCATGATGACAGCGCCGCCACCGGCATGGGACTCTACCTAACAAAAAAAGCCGCTCAGCCGCTGCATATCCGGATTGAAGTGCAATCTGAACTGGGAAAAGGCACGACCTTCACACTCATCTTTCCGAAACAGAATGACTTTGTGGAACTCACAAGCATGTGA
- a CDS encoding ABC transporter ATP-binding protein — protein sequence MTILQATKLHKSYGNKFNKQEVLKGIDMSVEEGEFVGIMGPSGSGKTTLLNVLSSIDQASSGTIMIGGKEMTNMKEKQLAEFRKHQLGFIFQDYNLLDTLTVKENILLPLSIMKTPKKEAEQRFQALAADLGILELKNKYPSEISGGQKQRTSAARAFIHQPSIIFADEPTGALDSKSASDLLNKLSELNRTRKATIIMVTHDPVAASFCSRVVFIKDGQIYTQLNKGDQNRQLFFNDVMKTQAVLGGVQNEH from the coding sequence ATGACCATACTGCAAGCGACAAAACTTCATAAAAGCTATGGAAATAAATTCAATAAACAAGAAGTGTTGAAAGGCATTGATATGAGTGTCGAAGAAGGAGAATTCGTAGGGATTATGGGACCTTCGGGCTCCGGGAAAACAACCTTGCTGAATGTGCTTTCCTCCATCGACCAAGCAAGCAGCGGTACGATTATGATCGGCGGCAAAGAAATGACGAATATGAAGGAAAAGCAGCTAGCGGAGTTTCGCAAGCATCAGCTGGGCTTTATCTTTCAAGATTATAACTTGCTCGATACGCTAACGGTTAAAGAAAACATTCTGCTTCCTTTATCGATCATGAAAACGCCTAAAAAAGAGGCGGAGCAAAGATTTCAAGCGCTCGCTGCGGATCTTGGAATTCTTGAGCTGAAAAACAAGTACCCTAGCGAAATTTCCGGAGGCCAAAAGCAGAGAACCTCGGCCGCGCGCGCCTTCATTCATCAGCCAAGCATTATTTTTGCGGATGAGCCGACAGGTGCACTCGATTCAAAATCCGCCTCCGATTTATTAAACAAGCTCAGCGAATTGAACCGAACACGCAAAGCGACCATTATTATGGTCACTCATGATCCGGTCGCTGCCAGCTTCTGCAGCCGGGTGGTTTTTATCAAAGACGGACAAATCTATACACAGCTGAATAAAGGGGACCAGAACCGGCAACTCTTCTTTAACGATGTTATGAAAACACAAGCTGTATTAGGCGGTGTGCAAAATGAGCACTAA
- a CDS encoding ABC transporter permease gives MSTNQLILRNFKKNIKNYYLYIFALVFSVALYFAFVTLQYDPGMEEAKSSIKGAAGLRAASVLLIAIVSVFLLYANKIFMKRRSKEIGLFQLIGMTKTQVFRMLSLENLLLYFSSLFVGTFCGFASSKLVMMVLYRLMGINKIAELSFSPQAFVQTLIVFTAIYLLILLTNYLFIKKQTILSLFKVVSTTEGRVKKLSLLEMMIGIAGIAFIIAGYYISSKLFSGDFVSMKSLAMAMILILALVIIGTYLFYKGSVSFLGNLVRKKKDGHLNINEVLSLSSIMFRMKSNSMLLTIITTVSALAIGLLSLSYISFYSAEKSGKNYVPNDYSFTNEKQAAQFTQELDDNGISYHKRRVENIAVPVNMSGISENGKQDLPKEMPSPKAAVISDQSVNGVDLSPNEAMFTGYSDILRKLLPLKDSGQIGLKTKTGKILTQKSIGISDEYIISYHFTGGGVTLIVDATVFEQLKKDFDPEIQPQKDTIIYTGIDIKNEADKKKAHKLFKQVPFSGNGITEAQSDYIQGQKSTMGLAMFIVGFLGLAFLITSGCILYFKQMDESEEEKANYTILRKIGYTQGDLLKGIQLKQLFNFGIPLIIGLIHGYFAVQSGWFLFGSELWTPMMLVMVIYTALYSIFAALSVLYYKKVIKQAL, from the coding sequence ATGAGCACTAATCAGCTGATTCTGCGCAATTTCAAAAAGAATATAAAGAATTATTACCTTTATATATTTGCACTCGTGTTTAGCGTGGCATTGTATTTCGCCTTTGTGACTTTGCAATACGACCCGGGCATGGAGGAAGCAAAATCGAGTATTAAAGGGGCTGCAGGTCTTAGAGCCGCTTCCGTTTTACTGATTGCCATCGTCTCGGTTTTCCTTTTATACGCAAACAAAATTTTCATGAAGCGGCGCAGCAAGGAAATTGGATTATTCCAATTAATCGGCATGACGAAAACCCAAGTCTTCCGCATGCTGAGCCTGGAGAATCTCCTGCTTTATTTCAGTTCCTTATTTGTGGGAACCTTCTGCGGCTTTGCTTCGTCTAAATTAGTGATGATGGTGCTGTACCGATTGATGGGAATTAATAAGATCGCCGAGCTTTCTTTTTCACCGCAGGCTTTCGTCCAAACATTGATCGTATTTACAGCCATTTATCTTTTGATCCTGCTGACGAATTACTTATTTATTAAAAAGCAAACCATCCTGTCACTGTTTAAGGTTGTGTCGACAACAGAAGGCCGGGTGAAAAAGCTTTCTCTATTGGAAATGATGATTGGCATTGCCGGCATCGCTTTCATTATTGCCGGCTACTACATCTCTTCCAAATTATTCAGCGGTGATTTCGTCTCCATGAAGAGTCTGGCTATGGCAATGATTTTGATTTTGGCATTGGTGATCATCGGCACCTATCTTTTTTACAAAGGATCCGTCAGCTTTCTCGGTAATCTGGTCCGCAAGAAGAAAGACGGTCACTTAAACATCAATGAAGTGCTGTCTCTCTCTTCCATCATGTTTCGCATGAAGTCAAACTCCATGTTGCTGACGATTATCACGACCGTATCGGCACTGGCGATCGGCTTATTATCCTTAAGCTATATTTCCTTTTACTCAGCGGAAAAGTCAGGAAAGAACTATGTACCGAATGATTACTCGTTTACAAACGAAAAACAGGCAGCACAATTTACCCAGGAACTGGATGATAACGGGATTTCTTATCATAAGCGCCGCGTTGAGAATATTGCCGTTCCCGTCAATATGTCGGGAATATCGGAAAATGGAAAACAGGATTTACCGAAAGAAATGCCCTCCCCAAAAGCCGCTGTTATTAGCGATCAGTCGGTCAATGGTGTGGATCTCTCGCCGAACGAAGCGATGTTCACCGGCTACAGCGATATATTAAGAAAATTACTTCCACTGAAGGACAGCGGTCAAATCGGGCTGAAAACAAAAACAGGAAAAATCCTGACTCAGAAGTCTATCGGCATAAGTGATGAATATATCATTTCGTACCACTTCACCGGCGGAGGGGTTACATTGATTGTTGATGCAACTGTCTTTGAGCAGTTGAAGAAAGATTTCGATCCAGAGATTCAACCTCAAAAGGACACTATTATCTACACCGGTATTGACATCAAGAATGAAGCCGACAAGAAAAAAGCTCATAAGCTGTTTAAGCAAGTGCCATTTAGCGGAAATGGAATAACTGAAGCTCAGTCTGACTATATACAAGGGCAAAAAAGCACGATGGGGCTTGCCATGTTTATCGTGGGCTTCTTAGGGCTTGCATTCCTCATAACCTCCGGATGTATTCTTTACTTTAAACAAATGGATGAAAGTGAGGAGGAAAAAGCTAACTACACCATTTTGCGAAAAATCGGTTACACACAAGGCGATTTACTAAAAGGGATTCAGTTAAAGCAGCTGTTTAATTTCGGCATTCCGCTGATCATTGGCTTAATTCACGGCTACTTCGCCGTTCAATCGGGCTGGTTCCTATTCGGCTCTGAATTGTGGACACCTATGATGCTCGTCATGGTTATCTACACCGCACTTTACTCTATCTTTGCTGCACTGTCTGTCCTTTATTACAAAAAAGTGATTAAACAAGCGCTGTAA
- a CDS encoding gluconate 2-dehydrogenase subunit 3 family protein, which translates to MTMAEKEEKKTMTRRRFIRNSSLLAGGAAIGGGLLGTLIGVNLDEQEQTKTDQQTGHNQTGNGQANNRALMYFTNREDFEVLSAATERIFPEDDLGPGAVGLGVPYFIDHQLAGNYGNNTREYMRGPFFPGAETQGYQSPLKRNQIFDEGIRKMKELSQKKYKKNFHDLTGEQQDEILTQFEEGKVKMRGVTSSTFFSLLRSAVLEGAYADPLYGGNANMAGWKMKDYPGHQASYLAQIEAKDFKKIEPQSLHAFHK; encoded by the coding sequence ATGACCATGGCGGAAAAAGAAGAAAAAAAGACGATGACAAGAAGACGCTTTATACGCAATTCCAGTTTGCTGGCAGGCGGTGCTGCTATTGGCGGGGGCTTGCTGGGAACACTCATTGGCGTCAATTTAGATGAGCAGGAACAAACAAAAACGGATCAGCAAACAGGCCATAATCAAACCGGCAACGGACAAGCAAATAACCGGGCTCTGATGTATTTCACAAACCGCGAAGATTTCGAGGTGCTGAGTGCCGCCACTGAACGGATTTTCCCGGAGGACGATTTAGGTCCGGGAGCGGTCGGGCTGGGCGTTCCCTACTTTATCGACCATCAATTGGCCGGAAACTATGGAAACAACACAAGAGAATACATGCGGGGTCCTTTTTTTCCGGGAGCGGAAACACAAGGATACCAGTCTCCATTAAAGCGCAATCAAATTTTCGACGAAGGCATCCGCAAAATGAAGGAATTAAGCCAAAAGAAATACAAAAAGAACTTCCATGATTTAACGGGTGAGCAGCAGGATGAGATTCTTACTCAGTTCGAAGAAGGCAAAGTCAAAATGCGCGGTGTTACATCTTCAACCTTCTTCAGCTTGCTTCGCTCAGCGGTGCTGGAAGGCGCCTATGCTGATCCGCTATACGGAGGAAACGCCAATATGGCTGGCTGGAAAATGAAAGACTATCCAGGGCATCAGGCAAGCTACCTCGCCCAAATTGAGGCAAAGGACTTTAAAAAAATCGAACCGCAAAGCTTGCATGCATTTCATAAATAA
- a CDS encoding GMC family oxidoreductase: MAKTLPKVDAVTIGVGWTGGIVAAELAKQGLKVVGLERGKDRSTEDFLMIHDEYRYGIRYELMQDVSKETITFRNKPSERALPMRNMGSFLLGEGVGGAGVHWNGQNFRFLPYDFEIKSMTEEKYGKNKLGPDYSIQDWGITYDELEPYFDKFEKTIGVSGEENPLGGKRSNPYPTPPMKETVITKKYKEAAKKLNLHPYHMPSANLSKNYKNPDGEQINACQYCGFCERFGCEYGAKTSPNITVIPTAKKTGNYELRPYSNVTRILHDGKKATGVLYVDVLTGEQFVQPAEMIALTSYVMNNNKLLLTSKLGKPYNPKDGTGIIGKNYCYQILPGAAGYFEKERFNTFMGAGALGATVDDYNGDNFDHSDLNFIHGGSLSITQTGARPIQNNAVPPDTPRWGKEFKQKSIYYFTRTLNIVAQGASMPFRYNYLDLDPAYKDAYGEPLLRMTYNFTEQDKNLYKYIADKATDIMKEMGADKVVTNESAENYNIVPYQTTHNTGGVIMGDDPASSAVNNYSQMWDAENVFVIGASAFPHNGGYNPTGTVGALAYRAAEGMAKYSKQGGILA, translated from the coding sequence ATGGCAAAGACACTGCCTAAAGTAGATGCCGTCACGATTGGCGTTGGCTGGACAGGCGGCATTGTAGCCGCAGAGCTCGCCAAGCAAGGGCTGAAGGTCGTAGGGCTGGAACGCGGAAAAGACCGCTCAACCGAAGACTTTTTAATGATTCACGATGAATATCGCTACGGTATTCGATACGAATTAATGCAGGATGTATCCAAGGAAACGATCACCTTTCGCAATAAACCTTCTGAGCGCGCTTTGCCGATGAGAAATATGGGATCGTTTCTGCTCGGTGAAGGAGTCGGCGGTGCCGGCGTTCACTGGAACGGCCAGAATTTCCGTTTTCTTCCCTATGATTTTGAAATTAAATCCATGACGGAAGAGAAATACGGAAAGAACAAGCTGGGCCCTGACTACTCGATTCAGGACTGGGGCATTACATACGATGAGCTGGAACCCTATTTTGATAAATTTGAAAAAACCATCGGCGTCAGCGGAGAAGAAAATCCGCTTGGGGGCAAACGCTCCAACCCTTATCCAACACCGCCGATGAAAGAGACAGTGATCACGAAGAAATATAAAGAGGCGGCGAAAAAGCTTAACCTGCATCCTTATCATATGCCGTCCGCAAACCTGAGCAAAAACTATAAAAACCCCGACGGCGAGCAAATCAACGCTTGTCAGTACTGCGGATTTTGCGAACGCTTCGGCTGTGAGTACGGGGCCAAAACGAGCCCGAACATCACCGTCATTCCAACAGCGAAGAAAACGGGAAATTACGAGCTGCGCCCCTATTCCAATGTCACCCGCATCCTGCATGACGGCAAGAAAGCAACCGGCGTTTTATATGTGGACGTATTAACAGGCGAACAGTTCGTACAGCCGGCTGAAATGATTGCCTTAACGAGCTACGTAATGAATAACAACAAGCTTCTGCTTACTTCCAAGCTCGGCAAGCCCTACAATCCGAAAGACGGAACCGGCATCATCGGCAAAAATTACTGCTATCAGATTCTTCCGGGAGCGGCAGGCTATTTTGAAAAAGAGCGCTTCAATACTTTCATGGGAGCCGGTGCTTTAGGGGCGACAGTAGATGACTATAACGGCGATAATTTTGATCATTCAGACCTCAACTTTATTCATGGAGGCAGCTTATCGATCACGCAGACCGGCGCCCGTCCAATTCAAAACAATGCCGTACCGCCGGATACGCCGAGATGGGGCAAGGAGTTTAAACAGAAGTCGATCTACTACTTTACACGGACCTTAAACATTGTCGCGCAAGGAGCCTCCATGCCCTTTCGCTACAATTATTTAGATCTGGATCCGGCTTATAAGGATGCCTACGGTGAGCCGCTGCTACGAATGACCTATAACTTTACCGAGCAAGACAAGAATTTATACAAATATATCGCCGATAAAGCAACAGATATCATGAAAGAAATGGGGGCGGATAAGGTGGTGACCAATGAATCGGCCGAGAATTATAACATCGTACCTTACCAAACCACCCACAATACGGGAGGCGTCATCATGGGGGATGACCCTGCTTCATCAGCCGTTAATAACTATTCACAAATGTGGGATGCCGAAAACGTCTTTGTCATCGGCGCATCGGCATTCCCTCATAATGGCGGCTACAATCCGACAGGAACCGTCGGCGCCTTAGCTTACCGGGCCGCTGAAGGCATGGCTAAATACAGCAAGCAAGGCGGCATTCTAGCATAA
- the tatA gene encoding twin-arginine translocase TatA/TatE family subunit, whose translation MGIANIGIPGLIIILVITLIIFGPKKLPEIGSAFGQTLSEFKRGANKLMNDDEAEDKKAKNDQLPKA comes from the coding sequence ATGGGGATCGCCAATATCGGCATACCTGGACTCATTATCATTCTCGTCATTACGCTCATTATATTCGGGCCGAAGAAGCTGCCTGAAATCGGCTCCGCCTTTGGCCAGACATTATCGGAATTTAAACGTGGAGCCAACAAACTAATGAACGATGACGAAGCAGAAGACAAAAAAGCGAAAAACGATCAGCTTCCAAAAGCGTAA
- the tatC gene encoding twin-arginine translocase subunit TatC, giving the protein MEKPETAEELALTEAEKEQTLVEHLTDLRKAVLSSVICVLIVFAGMMISMHKILPLLSHDHKLVMLGPLEVIRLYVGISLVLALGLSAPFISWQLWKFSKPALTDRESKTALLFLPAIFFSFLLGIVFGFYVTFPTVYGFLINLGEQNFDMMVTAKEYFHFLIMTTVPMGILFEVPLLLMFLTAVQLVTPAKLKKARKYALLVLAIISAVITPPDFISQLLVLIPLILLYEAGIILSSLTIKWADRKNHRKQSIA; this is encoded by the coding sequence ATGGAAAAACCTGAAACCGCAGAAGAGCTTGCCTTAACCGAAGCGGAAAAAGAACAGACACTCGTCGAGCATTTAACAGATTTGCGAAAAGCGGTCTTATCTTCTGTCATTTGCGTGCTGATCGTGTTTGCCGGCATGATGATCAGCATGCATAAGATCCTTCCGCTTCTGTCTCATGACCATAAATTGGTGATGCTTGGGCCTCTGGAAGTGATCAGGCTCTATGTCGGAATTAGTCTAGTGCTTGCTTTAGGTTTATCTGCACCGTTTATCTCGTGGCAGCTCTGGAAATTCTCTAAACCGGCACTGACCGACCGCGAGAGCAAAACCGCCTTATTATTTCTGCCGGCGATATTTTTCAGTTTTCTCCTTGGCATCGTCTTTGGCTTTTATGTGACCTTTCCCACCGTCTACGGATTTTTAATAAACCTTGGTGAACAAAATTTCGACATGATGGTCACAGCCAAGGAATACTTCCACTTTTTAATTATGACGACCGTGCCGATGGGCATTTTATTTGAAGTGCCGCTTTTGCTGATGTTTTTGACGGCTGTTCAACTAGTCACACCAGCCAAACTAAAAAAAGCAAGAAAATACGCTTTGCTCGTTCTGGCTATAATCTCAGCGGTAATCACTCCGCCTGACTTTATCTCGCAACTGCTTGTGCTCATCCCGCTCATCTTGCTGTATGAAGCAGGGATTATCTTATCAAGCTTAACCATCAAATGGGCGGATCGCAAGAATCATCGCAAGCAATCCATCGCGTGA
- the cydC gene encoding thiol reductant ABC exporter subunit CydC, with product MKDKGWVLPYLKENKGLLLFVIFFGLLTVFSASFLMFVSGFLISKAATRPENLLMIYIPIVAVRAFGIGRAVSRYIERLIGHDAVLKILSRMRLKVYQLIEPQITHPLAKLKTGDVLGMLADDIERLQDIYLKTVFPSLVSLCLYVIAVAALGFFSWPFALLMAIYAGVLVFLFPFVSLLVMKANVRRIKQDRHALYDRLADAVMGISAWQHSGRQAEFIEAYEQAEQQLLGLERKRNRFIRWRNSAAQIVIAVMVVSMLAWTANASASGEIAHTLIAAFVLVLFPITEAFLPLSDAISEIPSYQESINRLSKVEEDSERFAKNADSAMVLPDEPLQLMFDRVSFQYADGPPVLKDVSFSLAPGEHVALLGPSGSGKSTVLKLVEGTVSPVQGSVAINGTATADIGDQITKWVAVLNQQPHLFDTTILNNIRLGNLEATDEQVYEAAKRVKMHDLIVSLPDGYHTPMYEMGSRFSGGERQRIALARILLQNAPIVILDEPTVGLDPLTEKELLATMFAVLRDKSVLWITHHLAFVHKTDRVLFLDKGELTVEGSHEQLLQTNERYQRLYHLDRPFYL from the coding sequence ATGAAGGATAAAGGCTGGGTTCTTCCTTATTTAAAAGAGAATAAAGGATTATTGCTGTTTGTCATTTTCTTCGGGCTGCTAACGGTCTTTTCGGCTTCCTTTTTAATGTTTGTCTCTGGGTTCCTCATTTCCAAGGCGGCTACGCGGCCAGAAAATCTATTAATGATCTATATTCCCATTGTCGCTGTGCGGGCGTTTGGCATCGGGCGAGCGGTTTCGCGTTACATTGAAAGGTTAATCGGACATGATGCCGTATTGAAAATTCTTTCCCGAATGCGTTTGAAGGTGTATCAGCTGATTGAACCGCAAATCACGCATCCGCTCGCCAAGCTGAAAACCGGGGATGTTCTGGGCATGCTGGCGGATGATATTGAACGGCTTCAAGATATATATTTAAAAACGGTTTTCCCGAGCTTAGTCAGCTTGTGTTTATATGTGATTGCCGTTGCTGCGCTCGGCTTCTTCTCCTGGCCATTTGCTCTATTGATGGCGATCTATGCGGGAGTGCTCGTGTTCTTGTTCCCGTTTGTGTCTCTGCTTGTGATGAAAGCGAACGTGCGGAGGATTAAGCAAGACCGCCACGCTCTCTATGACCGGCTGGCAGATGCGGTGATGGGAATCAGCGCTTGGCAGCACAGCGGTCGCCAAGCGGAGTTTATTGAAGCATATGAGCAGGCGGAGCAGCAGCTGCTAGGGCTGGAGAGAAAGCGGAACCGTTTTATCCGCTGGAGAAATTCGGCCGCACAAATTGTCATTGCTGTGATGGTCGTCTCCATGCTTGCATGGACAGCGAATGCTTCCGCCAGCGGAGAGATTGCTCACACGCTGATCGCCGCTTTTGTATTAGTGCTTTTTCCGATTACGGAAGCCTTTCTGCCTTTATCGGATGCCATTAGCGAAATTCCCTCTTATCAGGAATCAATTAACAGGCTTTCAAAGGTGGAGGAGGACAGCGAGCGCTTTGCGAAGAATGCAGATTCAGCAATGGTTTTGCCTGATGAGCCGCTGCAGTTAATGTTTGATCGCGTCTCCTTTCAATATGCGGACGGACCGCCTGTTCTTAAAGATGTTTCCTTTTCCTTAGCGCCTGGAGAACATGTTGCTCTGCTCGGACCGAGCGGGTCAGGGAAATCCACGGTCTTAAAGCTAGTGGAAGGAACGGTATCGCCAGTTCAGGGTTCGGTTGCGATAAATGGCACGGCTACAGCTGATATCGGTGATCAGATTACAAAATGGGTTGCCGTGTTAAATCAGCAGCCGCATTTATTTGATACCACAATCCTCAATAATATTCGCTTAGGAAATCTGGAGGCAACGGATGAGCAGGTGTATGAAGCGGCTAAACGAGTGAAGATGCATGACTTGATTGTCTCACTGCCAGACGGGTATCATACGCCAATGTATGAAATGGGCAGCCGCTTTTCAGGCGGAGAGCGGCAGCGCATCGCCTTAGCCCGCATTCTTCTTCAAAATGCGCCCATCGTCATTTTGGATGAACCGACAGTGGGGTTAGACCCTCTGACCGAGAAGGAGCTGTTGGCTACGATGTTTGCTGTACTGCGGGATAAGTCAGTCTTGTGGATTACTCATCACTTGGCTTTTGTTCACAAAACCGACCGCGTGCTGTTTCTCGATAAAGGAGAGCTGACTGTGGAAGGTTCCCACGAACAGCTCTTACAGACGAATGAACGGTATCAGCGGCTCTACCATCTGGACCGGCCGTTTTATTTGTAA